In Fibrobacter sp., a single window of DNA contains:
- the genX gene encoding EF-P lysine aminoacylase GenX, translating to MEENKKNYAPTCSRETWIARQALMNKVRQFFVSRNVLEVETPTLSNAGGTDPQLDYFEVAGETPRFMMTSPEFHMKRLLSAGFGDIFQIAKSFRKDEFGSHHNNEFSMVEWYRVGMPQEQLMDEVEALVSEILGKPINARRTRWIDAFKKYAKVNPFCHDLTNFVVACQVHNVPVPESPEMMSREDWWDYLMVFIIEPALASNGPEFIMDYPPSQAALAQTYKDDEGYTWARRFELFVDQVELCNGYTELTDAVEQRRRFEADLEIRRKMGKPLPPVDENFLEALDAGMPACSGVALGLDRLFMLALEKPEIADVILFPSPIA from the coding sequence ATGGAAGAGAACAAGAAAAATTATGCGCCGACTTGCAGTCGCGAAACTTGGATTGCAAGACAGGCTTTGATGAACAAGGTTCGTCAGTTTTTCGTTTCCAGAAATGTTCTGGAAGTGGAAACGCCGACCCTTTCCAATGCCGGTGGAACAGACCCGCAGCTGGACTACTTTGAAGTTGCTGGAGAAACTCCGCGATTCATGATGACCAGTCCGGAATTCCACATGAAGAGACTTCTGTCTGCTGGCTTTGGGGATATTTTTCAGATAGCCAAGTCCTTCCGTAAGGACGAATTCGGTAGCCATCATAATAATGAATTTAGCATGGTGGAATGGTACCGCGTTGGCATGCCGCAGGAACAGCTGATGGATGAGGTGGAAGCCTTGGTCAGCGAAATTCTTGGTAAGCCTATTAACGCTCGCAGGACCCGTTGGATTGACGCGTTCAAGAAGTACGCCAAGGTAAATCCTTTCTGCCATGACCTTACCAACTTTGTTGTAGCTTGCCAGGTTCACAATGTGCCTGTCCCGGAATCTCCGGAAATGATGAGTCGAGAGGACTGGTGGGACTACTTGATGGTCTTCATTATTGAGCCGGCCTTGGCAAGCAATGGTCCGGAATTCATTATGGATTACCCGCCTTCTCAGGCGGCTCTCGCACAAACATACAAGGATGATGAGGGCTACACTTGGGCTCGTCGCTTTGAATTGTTTGTGGATCAAGTTGAACTGTGTAACGGCTATACCGAATTGACGGATGCAGTGGAACAGCGTCGTCGTTTCGAGGCGGATCTGGAAATTCGTCGCAAGATGGGCAAGCCTCTGCCTCCTGTTGATGAAAATTTCCTTGAAGCCTTGGATGCTGGAATGCCCGCTTGTTCCGGTGTTGCTCTTGGCTTGGACCGTCTCTTTATGCTGGCTTTGGAAAAGCCGGAAATTGCAGACGTGATTCTGTTCCCTAGCCCCATAGCCTAG
- a CDS encoding type IV pilus twitching motility protein PilT, with the protein MAYNIQDLLSEMVKRGASDLHITAGAPPLIRLHGNLTPIGENKLKPDETMRMTYSLMNEMQKKSFEQNKECDFSFGIANLARFRANAYLQRGCVALALRIIPLDIKTFKELGLPKIMAEFTTRPSGLVLVTGATGSGKSTTLAAMIDKINKERHDHILTVEDPIEFLHKHQGCMINQREVGSDTNSFSDALKMALRQDPDVVLIGEMRDLETIRAALTIAETGHLAFATLHTNSCVQTINRVVDAFPKGEQQTVRTQLSFVLQGVICQTLVPKIGGGRVMAYEVMNVTPGIRALIRDDKVHQIESMIEIGQKFGMNTMNMCLCELVKNHKVDRFEALSRSPSPDQLEQLFVKEGV; encoded by the coding sequence ATGGCATATAATATTCAAGATCTTCTTTCTGAAATGGTTAAAAGAGGCGCTTCCGACTTGCATATCACTGCAGGCGCACCTCCTCTTATTCGTCTTCACGGTAACTTGACTCCCATTGGCGAGAACAAGCTGAAGCCGGACGAAACCATGCGAATGACTTACAGTTTGATGAACGAAATGCAGAAGAAGTCCTTCGAACAGAACAAGGAATGTGACTTCTCTTTCGGTATTGCAAATTTGGCCCGTTTCCGTGCTAACGCCTATTTGCAGCGTGGTTGCGTTGCCTTGGCCCTTCGTATCATTCCGCTGGACATCAAGACCTTTAAGGAACTTGGCTTGCCGAAGATCATGGCTGAGTTTACCACTCGTCCTTCTGGCCTGGTTCTTGTGACAGGTGCTACCGGTTCCGGTAAGTCTACTACCTTGGCTGCAATGATCGACAAGATCAACAAGGAACGTCACGACCATATTCTTACTGTTGAAGATCCTATTGAATTTTTGCACAAGCATCAGGGCTGTATGATCAACCAGCGTGAAGTGGGTAGCGATACCAATAGCTTCTCCGATGCTCTTAAGATGGCTCTTCGTCAGGACCCGGACGTGGTTCTCATCGGCGAAATGCGTGACCTGGAAACCATCCGTGCTGCTTTGACCATTGCCGAAACGGGTCACTTGGCTTTTGCAACCTTGCATACCAACTCCTGTGTTCAGACCATTAACCGTGTGGTGGATGCTTTCCCCAAGGGTGAGCAGCAGACCGTTCGTACCCAGCTTTCCTTTGTGCTCCAGGGCGTTATATGCCAGACCTTGGTGCCGAAGATTGGTGGTGGCCGCGTGATGGCTTACGAAGTTATGAACGTGACCCCGGGTATTCGCGCCCTAATCCGTGATGACAAGGTTCACCAGATTGAATCCATGATTGAAATCGGTCAGAAGTTCGGTATGAACACCATGAATATGTGTCTCTGCGAACTTGTCAAGAACCACAAGGTCGACCGTTTCGAAGCTCTTTCCCGTTCTCCCAGTCCGGACCAGCTGGAACAGCTGTTCGTGAAGGAAGGTGTGTAA
- a CDS encoding TlpA family protein disulfide reductase → MASSRIKILVLAALIGVFGYLYLNRKIADSHFTVLPGHIENFTAINVDGGKTTYQDEKGKATLITLSASWCPACMAEIPMLKKLHDEFSGQGFKVLMVSEDDNVKIAAKFKKKQKLQWTVVHWNYDLMNILGNPGVLPVTYLVNDQDSIVQIHSGIFEEDDMRGSIKKLLK, encoded by the coding sequence ATGGCCTCTTCACGTATAAAAATTCTGGTACTTGCCGCCCTGATCGGCGTTTTTGGCTATTTGTACCTGAATCGCAAGATTGCCGACAGCCATTTCACGGTCCTGCCCGGCCATATAGAAAACTTCACCGCAATTAATGTGGACGGCGGGAAAACCACCTACCAGGATGAAAAGGGGAAGGCTACCCTCATTACCTTGAGTGCCAGCTGGTGTCCGGCCTGCATGGCAGAAATTCCCATGTTGAAAAAACTACACGACGAATTCAGCGGTCAAGGTTTCAAGGTCCTTATGGTCAGTGAAGACGACAATGTGAAAATCGCAGCCAAGTTCAAAAAGAAGCAAAAACTTCAATGGACCGTGGTTCACTGGAACTACGATTTGATGAATATTCTTGGAAACCCCGGCGTTCTTCCCGTAACCTATTTAGTAAACGATCAAGACAGCATAGTTCAAATCCACTCAGGCATCTTTGAAGAAGATGACATGAGAGGTTCCATCAAGAAATTGCTTAAATAA
- a CDS encoding electron transfer flavoprotein subunit beta/FixA family protein has product MSLKIVVLAKQVPDTRNVGPDAMTEQGTINRAALPAVFNPEDLNALEQALRLKDQFPGSTISVVTMGLPKSAEVVRESLYRGADEGFVVTDRTLGGADTLATSYTLAQAIKKVGNYDIILCGRQAIDGDTAQVGPQIAQKLGLTQVTYAEEILSLDESARKVVIRRLIDGGVETVEAPLPLVVTVNGSAAPCRPRNAKRVMKYKNATAVAERAPEAAEKYAALIAEKPYLDIAQWGAADIEADPAQIGKAGSPTNVKAVKNIVFKAKESRTLTASDEDVEGLIKELLEGKIIG; this is encoded by the coding sequence ATGAGTCTTAAAATCGTTGTACTTGCTAAGCAAGTTCCTGACACACGAAATGTTGGTCCTGACGCCATGACGGAACAGGGCACCATCAATCGTGCTGCCTTGCCTGCAGTCTTCAATCCTGAAGACCTGAATGCATTGGAACAGGCCCTCCGTCTGAAGGACCAGTTCCCCGGCTCCACCATTTCCGTTGTGACCATGGGTCTTCCCAAGTCTGCAGAAGTCGTTCGCGAATCTCTCTATCGCGGCGCAGACGAAGGCTTTGTCGTTACCGACCGTACCCTCGGCGGTGCAGACACCCTGGCTACCAGCTACACCCTGGCACAGGCCATCAAGAAGGTTGGCAACTACGACATTATCCTCTGCGGCCGTCAGGCTATCGATGGCGATACCGCACAGGTCGGTCCCCAGATCGCCCAGAAGCTGGGCCTTACCCAGGTGACCTACGCCGAAGAAATTCTTTCTCTCGACGAAAGCGCTCGCAAGGTCGTTATCCGTCGCTTGATCGACGGTGGCGTTGAAACCGTGGAAGCACCGCTCCCGCTGGTCGTGACCGTTAACGGTTCCGCAGCTCCTTGCCGCCCCCGCAACGCAAAGCGCGTCATGAAGTACAAGAACGCAACCGCAGTTGCCGAACGTGCTCCCGAAGCCGCAGAAAAGTATGCAGCCCTTATCGCAGAAAAGCCCTACCTGGACATCGCCCAGTGGGGTGCAGCCGACATCGAGGCAGATCCTGCCCAGATCGGTAAGGCCGGTTCTCCGACCAACGTGAAGGCTGTGAAGAACATTGTGTTCAAGGCCAAGGAAAGCCGCACCCTCACCGCTAGCGACGAAGATGTGGAAGGCCTGATCAAGGAACTCTTAGAAGGAAAGATTATCGGTTAA
- a CDS encoding glutamine synthetase III, whose translation MSSYRKDTIAEIAKAPTAPAMPAAPVNVDYYGEDVFNANAMKVYLPKDICKKLLATIEQGAPLDPNIAGEVAHAMKKWAMDRGATHFTHWFQPLTGSTAEKHDSFLEPEGCNAIMVFSGKNLIVGEPDASSFPNGGIRSTFEARGYTAWDPTSPAFIKRHGNGATLCIPTAFASYTGEALDKKTPLLRSLQALSKSTERLMACFKAGKKKTTVTLGAEQEYFLIDKRFYLQRPDLYQAGRTLFGATPAKHQQMDDHYFGSIPSRILNFMNEVEMELWKLGIPAKTRHNEVAPAQFELAPMFEEVNLACDHNMQVMEVLRNVADKNGLVCLLHEKPFAGVNGSGKHNNWSVSYGNANLLNPGTNPHENAVFLTTLCAVIYAVDSHADLLRMTTAGAGNDHRLGANEAPPAIVSMYLGDQLMDVIEQLEQGAPKSSKQAGAMKLGSDSLPPLPRDATDRNRTSTFAFTGNKFEFRAPGSSQSCSEPNVVLNTIVAEAFDMIAEQLEKLDDKNFHSGLQKVLQKIVKDHKRVIFNGNGYTDEWIAEAERRGLPNIRTSLEALKALKNEANIALFEKYGVMNRVEMESRYEVNVEDYHKRVRIEGEICRDMAKNIILPKVVEAYSCALKTNEMALNQGFPGVDVYVKSLGEGCRDLTAAVSKMETALAGEHQDILAAMAETRKIVDSLEKVVPDEMWPLPKYREMMFIY comes from the coding sequence ATGAGTTCTTATAGAAAGGATACCATCGCTGAGATTGCCAAGGCCCCTACCGCCCCGGCAATGCCTGCCGCTCCCGTTAACGTGGACTATTACGGCGAAGACGTGTTTAACGCCAATGCCATGAAGGTTTATCTGCCCAAGGATATTTGCAAGAAGTTACTGGCCACCATCGAACAGGGCGCTCCCCTGGATCCGAACATCGCCGGCGAAGTGGCACACGCCATGAAGAAGTGGGCCATGGACCGTGGCGCCACTCATTTTACCCACTGGTTCCAGCCCCTCACTGGATCCACTGCTGAAAAGCACGACTCCTTCTTGGAACCGGAAGGCTGCAACGCCATCATGGTGTTTAGCGGCAAGAATTTGATCGTTGGTGAACCGGACGCATCCTCTTTCCCCAACGGCGGTATCCGTTCTACTTTTGAAGCCCGTGGCTATACTGCCTGGGATCCCACTAGCCCCGCTTTCATCAAGCGTCATGGTAATGGTGCGACCCTTTGCATTCCTACTGCATTTGCAAGCTACACCGGCGAAGCTCTAGACAAGAAGACTCCGCTGTTGCGTTCCCTGCAGGCTCTTTCCAAGTCTACCGAACGCTTGATGGCTTGCTTCAAGGCTGGCAAGAAAAAGACTACCGTTACTCTCGGCGCTGAACAGGAATACTTCCTTATTGATAAGCGTTTCTACCTGCAGCGTCCGGATTTGTACCAAGCTGGTCGCACACTCTTCGGTGCAACTCCTGCAAAGCATCAGCAGATGGATGACCACTACTTCGGTTCCATTCCGTCCCGCATTCTGAACTTCATGAACGAAGTGGAAATGGAACTGTGGAAGCTTGGTATTCCCGCCAAGACTCGTCACAACGAAGTGGCTCCTGCACAGTTTGAACTCGCACCCATGTTCGAAGAAGTGAACTTGGCTTGCGACCATAACATGCAGGTCATGGAAGTACTTCGCAATGTTGCCGACAAGAATGGCTTGGTTTGCCTTCTCCACGAAAAGCCTTTCGCCGGCGTGAACGGTTCCGGTAAGCATAACAACTGGAGTGTTTCCTACGGCAATGCAAACTTGCTGAATCCGGGTACCAATCCTCACGAAAACGCAGTGTTCCTCACTACTCTCTGTGCAGTGATTTATGCTGTGGATTCTCATGCTGATTTGCTCCGCATGACTACTGCTGGCGCAGGCAACGATCATCGTCTGGGCGCAAACGAAGCTCCTCCGGCAATCGTTTCCATGTACCTGGGCGACCAGCTCATGGATGTGATTGAACAGCTTGAACAGGGCGCTCCCAAGTCCAGCAAGCAGGCCGGTGCCATGAAGCTTGGCTCCGATAGTTTGCCGCCGCTGCCCCGCGATGCGACGGACCGTAACCGCACCAGTACCTTCGCCTTTACTGGCAACAAGTTTGAATTCCGCGCACCGGGTTCCAGCCAGTCCTGCTCTGAACCTAACGTGGTTCTGAACACCATCGTGGCCGAAGCTTTCGACATGATTGCAGAACAACTGGAAAAACTTGACGACAAAAATTTCCATTCCGGTCTCCAGAAGGTTCTCCAGAAGATCGTGAAGGATCACAAGCGGGTCATTTTCAATGGCAACGGCTATACCGACGAATGGATCGCCGAAGCAGAACGCCGCGGCCTTCCCAACATCCGCACTTCCCTGGAAGCACTGAAGGCTTTGAAGAACGAAGCCAACATCGCTCTCTTCGAAAAGTACGGCGTCATGAACCGCGTGGAAATGGAATCCCGTTACGAAGTGAATGTGGAAGACTACCACAAGCGCGTTCGCATCGAAGGTGAAATCTGCCGCGACATGGCCAAGAACATTATCTTGCCCAAGGTGGTGGAGGCTTACTCCTGCGCCCTCAAGACAAATGAAATGGCTTTGAACCAGGGGTTCCCTGGTGTGGATGTCTATGTGAAGTCTCTGGGCGAAGGCTGCCGCGACTTGACCGCTGCTGTCTCTAAGATGGAAACTGCATTGGCCGGCGAACATCAGGACATTCTCGCTGCCATGGCAGAAACCCGCAAGATTGTAGACTCCCTCGAAAAGGTTGTTCCCGACGAAATGTGGCCTCTGCCCAAGTATAGAGAGATGATGTTCATTTATTAA
- a CDS encoding cysteine desulfurase, producing MIDAENIRSEFPMLVNGDKEAKPLAFLDSTATTQKPACVIDVMDDFYREHYSSVKRGVYRLSARTTEAYEATRKNVAKFINAKSESEIVFTRGTTESINLVAWSYGRKFFNEGDEVLISGLEHHANIVSWQIVAEMKGAKIKVIPVLDSGDLDLEKLPELLTEKVKMLAVTHVSNAVGTVNPIEDIIKTVRRLAPQAKVLIDCAQSSSHLKIDVQKLDCDFIAFSGHKMYGPTGIGVLYGKYDVLDSMPPWHGGGEMIKNVTFEKTTYADVPERFEAGTPAIAEVIGLGKAVEWLQEIGLDNIREHEEKIVAYALEQLATIPQIKVLGNPKNRGALISVTLDGIAVSDAAMILDEENVAVRSGHHCAQPVMDRFGVDATLRLSFGVYTLERDVDRFIAGIKRVVRLFA from the coding sequence ATGATTGATGCAGAAAACATTCGTAGCGAATTTCCCATGCTTGTTAACGGAGACAAGGAGGCAAAGCCCCTCGCCTTTTTGGACAGCACGGCCACCACCCAGAAGCCCGCTTGCGTCATTGACGTAATGGATGACTTCTACCGCGAACATTACAGTTCCGTAAAGCGCGGCGTGTACCGTTTGAGCGCCCGAACAACCGAAGCATACGAAGCAACCCGCAAGAACGTGGCCAAGTTCATCAACGCAAAATCCGAAAGCGAAATCGTCTTTACCCGAGGCACCACCGAAAGCATCAATCTGGTAGCCTGGAGTTACGGGCGCAAGTTCTTCAACGAGGGCGACGAAGTCCTGATTAGCGGATTGGAACACCACGCCAACATCGTAAGCTGGCAAATTGTCGCCGAAATGAAGGGCGCAAAAATCAAGGTCATTCCCGTTTTGGACAGCGGCGATTTGGATTTGGAAAAGTTGCCGGAGCTGCTCACTGAAAAAGTAAAGATGTTGGCCGTGACCCACGTAAGCAACGCCGTAGGCACCGTTAACCCCATCGAAGACATTATTAAGACCGTGCGCCGCCTGGCCCCTCAGGCAAAAGTCCTCATTGACTGCGCCCAGAGTTCTTCACACTTGAAGATCGACGTGCAAAAGCTGGACTGCGACTTTATCGCATTCAGCGGCCACAAGATGTATGGCCCCACCGGTATCGGCGTACTTTACGGAAAGTACGATGTTCTGGATTCCATGCCTCCTTGGCACGGCGGTGGCGAAATGATCAAGAACGTCACCTTTGAAAAAACAACTTACGCTGACGTTCCCGAACGTTTCGAGGCCGGCACCCCCGCCATTGCCGAAGTTATTGGACTGGGCAAGGCTGTAGAATGGTTGCAGGAAATTGGCCTGGACAACATCCGCGAACACGAAGAGAAGATTGTCGCGTATGCGTTGGAGCAGCTGGCAACCATCCCGCAGATTAAGGTTCTCGGCAACCCCAAGAATCGCGGAGCACTCATCAGCGTAACGCTTGATGGAATCGCCGTCAGCGACGCCGCCATGATTCTTGACGAAGAAAATGTCGCTGTGCGCAGTGGCCACCACTGCGCTCAACCTGTCATGGACAGGTTCGGCGTGGACGCCACCCTGCGCCTCTCCTTCGGCGTGTACACTCTTGAACGTGATGTCGATCGCTTCATCGCAGGCATCAAGCGCGTCGTAAGGTTGTTCGCATAA
- a CDS encoding TonB-dependent receptor has translation MATFGVAPATAAHANDANEGIVVSSQEFVQDLGSSEIVEPPPSPADVAPSYEEIKPEAWEGRGLSAAEVLSALPGIQSYKQGGMGSFQTVSIRGVAARNILICIDGVPVNDAGGGAADLGAIDLNNIERIEVYKDRVPAKFGGAGLGGAINFITKNSLNKGGRILATIGSHNSFEGSAQISASPKDSVQFSATISARHSDNDYEFLNRNGTAYNKDDDFMDKRENAEFTEYSGNLQYRVLHKGGYFSTVSASITHTEAGNPGHESSQTKVAEFVGDNAQVSYHLETPVLLQCLLLEAGVAGKFEKNVSGSYYPLDYIGYSYPDFIHYGLAGYRLVPELIGTLILDRLEATIRAAASAETWGARGTIRDFGVSRYTASIAANGEFAFTKWLSLFAEGNILKTNDEIDGGKFLMPTGTAIISDAETRDLSYAGMVQAKLGKKDSWFGGNISIGRFYRQPQLMELYGVYQGVLSNPKLKDETAVRFEVGGFVQSPSKKSTLRATYFDTRLENGIYWIVSTNAMKAFNVDAANIQGVELELNSKPADFFETTMRGTIQDPRDESKIRLYTGKRLPGEPVHSYYVEGKFYLPLHFDLSFDVNYRTHIYTDRGNKIRQPDVARYKAALGYNPWESTRLIFSLTNISDETYTNIYSPNPTPGREWHFTILQNF, from the coding sequence ATGGCAACTTTCGGAGTTGCCCCGGCAACCGCAGCCCACGCAAATGATGCTAACGAAGGCATCGTTGTTTCCTCACAAGAATTCGTTCAAGATTTAGGTTCCTCCGAAATCGTAGAGCCTCCTCCCTCCCCTGCCGACGTAGCTCCCAGTTACGAAGAAATCAAGCCCGAAGCCTGGGAAGGCCGCGGTCTTTCCGCAGCAGAAGTTCTTTCCGCATTGCCGGGCATTCAAAGCTACAAGCAAGGCGGCATGGGCAGTTTCCAGACCGTAAGCATTCGCGGCGTGGCCGCCCGCAACATTTTGATTTGCATTGACGGAGTTCCCGTAAACGACGCAGGTGGTGGAGCAGCCGACCTGGGCGCCATTGACTTAAATAACATAGAACGCATTGAAGTCTACAAGGATCGCGTACCCGCCAAGTTCGGAGGCGCAGGTCTTGGCGGAGCCATCAACTTCATCACAAAGAATTCCTTGAACAAGGGCGGGCGCATTCTGGCAACCATCGGTTCCCACAATTCCTTCGAAGGTTCCGCCCAGATTTCTGCAAGTCCTAAGGACAGCGTACAATTCTCTGCAACAATTTCTGCCCGCCATAGCGACAACGACTACGAATTTTTAAATCGCAACGGAACCGCCTATAACAAAGACGACGACTTTATGGACAAGCGAGAAAATGCTGAGTTCACAGAATACTCTGGAAATCTGCAGTACCGCGTTCTTCATAAGGGCGGTTATTTTTCCACCGTTTCCGCAAGCATCACTCACACGGAAGCAGGCAACCCAGGCCATGAAAGTTCTCAGACCAAGGTAGCGGAATTCGTGGGTGACAACGCCCAAGTTTCATACCATTTGGAAACCCCGGTGCTTTTGCAATGCCTGTTGCTAGAAGCAGGCGTGGCAGGCAAATTCGAGAAGAATGTTTCTGGATCCTACTATCCGCTGGATTACATCGGCTATAGCTACCCCGACTTTATTCATTACGGTCTTGCCGGATACCGTTTGGTGCCCGAGCTTATCGGAACCTTGATTCTAGACCGCCTTGAAGCAACAATCCGTGCAGCGGCTAGCGCCGAAACCTGGGGCGCCCGCGGCACCATTCGCGACTTTGGCGTTTCTCGATACACAGCATCTATTGCTGCCAACGGCGAGTTCGCCTTTACGAAATGGCTAAGCCTCTTTGCAGAAGGAAATATCCTTAAGACTAACGATGAAATTGACGGTGGAAAATTCTTAATGCCCACAGGCACAGCAATCATCAGCGACGCCGAAACCCGCGACTTGAGTTACGCCGGAATGGTCCAGGCAAAGCTAGGCAAGAAAGACAGTTGGTTCGGTGGCAACATCAGTATTGGCCGTTTCTACAGACAGCCTCAGCTCATGGAACTTTACGGAGTCTACCAAGGCGTTCTTTCCAACCCCAAGTTGAAAGACGAAACCGCCGTTCGTTTTGAAGTTGGCGGATTTGTGCAAAGCCCTTCCAAAAAAAGCACCTTGCGGGCCACCTACTTTGACACTCGTTTGGAAAATGGAATTTATTGGATTGTCAGCACAAACGCCATGAAGGCTTTCAACGTGGACGCAGCAAACATTCAGGGTGTCGAGCTGGAATTAAACAGCAAACCTGCCGACTTCTTTGAAACTACAATGCGCGGCACCATCCAGGATCCCCGTGACGAAAGCAAGATTCGTTTATACACAGGTAAGCGATTGCCGGGCGAGCCGGTTCACAGCTATTACGTAGAAGGAAAGTTCTACCTCCCCCTCCATTTTGATTTGTCTTTTGACGTTAATTACCGCACCCATATTTACACGGATCGCGGAAACAAGATTCGCCAGCCCGACGTGGCAAGATACAAAGCCGCTCTCGGATACAACCCCTGGGAATCCACCCGTTTGATTTTTAGCCTCACGAACATTTCAGACGAAACCTACACGAACATTTACTCTCCCAACCCCACACCGGGCAGGGAATGGCACTTCACGATTTTACAAAACTTCTAA
- a CDS encoding sigma-54 dependent transcriptional regulator, which yields MDFDVLESSTFAQIAETLRSVRKREHQLDKIHSILSEKFQEASSAHQEECDKIRDLVKGKPGELIGNTSEMRAVRDQVRHIATSIALVLVRGNAGTGKEYVARSIHQLSDRKEKPFVMLNCSTLSDSNGSAVINSANTFESELFGYERGAFTGATSRRLGKAEQAAGGTLFLDEVANLSPSAQFKLLQFIQDGKFSRQGSNIVQNADVRLIASSARNLEQMMQQGLFREDLYYRLNIFQIHLTDLSQRKTDILLLADYFIAKMNLKYGKKILRLSSPAIDMLLSYHWPGNVRELENCIEHACLVTTDVAINAYDLPPTLQTDVTSGTALLPEGTSPLSTLIDSYEREIISEALRRHKGNMSAAGRDLDLSPRVMHYKVNRLGIEVNKS from the coding sequence ATGGATTTTGACGTACTAGAAAGCTCCACGTTTGCACAAATTGCCGAGACATTGCGCTCGGTACGCAAGCGTGAGCACCAACTAGACAAAATCCATTCCATTCTTTCAGAAAAATTTCAAGAAGCAAGCTCCGCACACCAAGAGGAATGCGACAAAATTCGCGACCTGGTGAAAGGCAAGCCCGGCGAACTCATCGGCAACACCAGCGAAATGCGAGCGGTTCGCGACCAGGTGCGACACATCGCCACATCCATCGCCTTGGTTCTTGTACGAGGCAACGCAGGCACTGGCAAGGAGTACGTGGCCCGAAGCATCCATCAGCTTTCCGACCGCAAGGAAAAGCCCTTCGTGATGCTAAACTGCAGCACCTTAAGCGACAGCAATGGCAGTGCAGTAATCAACAGCGCCAACACTTTCGAAAGTGAATTGTTCGGATACGAACGCGGAGCCTTCACAGGCGCCACCAGCCGACGCCTCGGCAAAGCAGAACAAGCCGCCGGAGGAACTTTGTTCCTTGACGAAGTGGCAAACCTTTCGCCCTCGGCACAATTCAAGCTCCTGCAATTTATCCAAGACGGAAAATTCAGCCGTCAAGGCAGTAACATCGTGCAAAATGCAGACGTCCGCCTCATCGCAAGTTCTGCCCGAAACCTAGAACAAATGATGCAGCAGGGTCTTTTCCGCGAAGACCTTTACTACCGTCTAAACATATTTCAAATCCATCTGACAGACTTGTCCCAGCGAAAGACCGATATCTTGTTACTCGCCGACTATTTCATCGCCAAGATGAACCTGAAGTACGGCAAGAAAATCTTGCGCCTCAGTTCCCCCGCCATCGACATGCTTCTGAGCTACCACTGGCCAGGCAACGTCCGTGAATTGGAAAACTGTATTGAGCACGCCTGCCTCGTGACCACAGACGTTGCCATCAACGCCTACGATTTGCCGCCAACATTGCAAACAGATGTCACCTCCGGAACAGCCCTTCTCCCCGAAGGAACCTCCCCCCTGTCCACCCTTATCGACAGTTACGAACGAGAAATTATCAGTGAAGCACTGCGCCGTCACAAAGGCAATATGAGCGCCGCCGGTCGCGATCTTGATTTAAGCCCCAGAGTAATGCACTACAAGGTCAATCGCTTAGGAATCGAAGTGAATAAGAGCTAA